The Streptomyces sp. Alt3 genome has a segment encoding these proteins:
- a CDS encoding geranylgeranyl reductase family protein, with product MTEPLSEHSADVIVVGAGPAGSTTAYYLAKAGLDVLLLEKTAFPREKVCGDGLTPRATKQLVSMGIDISEEAGWLRNKGLRIIGGGVRLQLDWPDLASYPDYGLVRKRDDFDEQLARQAQKAGARLYERCNVGEPVKDERTGRITGVHAKLGEEKTPVTFHAPLVVAADGNSTRLSLNMGLHRREDRPMGVAVRTYFTSPRHDDDYLESWLELWDRRGAEDRLLPGYGWIFGMGDGTSNVGLGILNSSSAFKELDWREVLKAWCASMPEDWGYTPENMTTPIRGAALPMAFNRQPHYTKGLLLVGDAGGLVNPFNGEGIAYAMESGQIAADVIVQAHARATPAQRELALQHYPKILKDTYGGYYTLGRAFVKMIGNPKVMKIATQRGLTHPVLMKFTLKMLANLTDPTGGDAMDRIINGLSKVAPKA from the coding sequence GTGACCGAGCCCCTCTCCGAACACAGCGCGGACGTGATCGTCGTCGGAGCGGGCCCAGCCGGCTCCACGACCGCGTACTACCTCGCGAAGGCCGGACTCGACGTCCTCCTCCTGGAGAAGACGGCCTTCCCGCGTGAGAAGGTCTGCGGCGACGGTCTCACCCCGCGCGCCACCAAGCAGCTCGTCTCCATGGGCATCGACATCTCAGAAGAGGCCGGCTGGCTGCGCAACAAGGGCCTGCGCATCATCGGCGGCGGCGTCCGCCTCCAGCTCGACTGGCCGGATCTCGCCTCGTACCCGGACTACGGTCTGGTCCGCAAGCGCGACGACTTCGACGAGCAGCTGGCCCGCCAGGCCCAGAAGGCCGGCGCACGGCTGTACGAGCGCTGCAACGTCGGGGAACCGGTCAAGGACGAGCGCACCGGCCGCATCACCGGTGTCCACGCCAAGCTCGGCGAGGAGAAGACCCCGGTCACCTTCCACGCCCCGCTCGTCGTCGCGGCCGACGGCAACTCCACCCGGCTGTCCCTCAACATGGGCCTGCACCGCCGGGAGGACCGCCCGATGGGTGTCGCGGTCCGCACGTACTTCACCTCTCCCCGCCACGACGACGACTACCTGGAGTCCTGGCTGGAGCTGTGGGACCGCCGCGGCGCCGAGGACCGGCTGCTGCCGGGCTACGGCTGGATCTTCGGCATGGGCGACGGCACGTCCAACGTCGGCCTCGGCATCCTCAACTCCTCCTCCGCCTTCAAGGAGCTCGACTGGCGCGAGGTGCTCAAGGCTTGGTGCGCCTCGATGCCGGAGGACTGGGGCTACACCCCGGAGAACATGACGACGCCGATCCGCGGGGCCGCGCTCCCCATGGCGTTCAACCGGCAGCCGCACTACACCAAGGGCCTGCTGCTCGTCGGTGACGCGGGCGGGCTCGTCAACCCGTTCAACGGCGAAGGCATCGCGTACGCCATGGAGTCGGGCCAGATCGCCGCGGACGTCATCGTCCAGGCGCACGCCCGCGCCACCCCCGCCCAGCGGGAACTGGCCCTGCAGCACTACCCGAAGATCCTCAAGGACACCTACGGCGGGTACTACACGCTGGGCCGCGCGTTCGTGAAGATGATCGGGAACCCGAAGGTCATGAAGATCGCCACCCAGCGCGGCCTGACCCACCCGGTCCTGATGAAGTTCACGCTGAAGATGCTCGCCAACCTCACCGACCCGACGGGCGGCGACGCCATGGACCGCATCATCAACGGCCTCTCGAAGGTCGCGCCGAAGGCCTGA
- a CDS encoding GNAT family N-acetyltransferase, with the protein MTHVPDSTPSVHLRVPTDEDALAWYRVFDDPEVMEFHGGRRAEYSVYEELTARQRRHDAELGHCLWTVLDDTGQVLGFTGAQPWPHTSFGPVGEIEIGWRLGRASWGHGYATAAARVTLERMRALGIREVVAMINTRNARSVAVAVRLGMRQAETYTSPVSKQEAYCFRLEL; encoded by the coding sequence ATGACGCACGTGCCTGACTCGACCCCGTCCGTACATCTGCGTGTCCCCACCGACGAGGACGCCCTGGCCTGGTACCGGGTGTTCGACGATCCGGAGGTGATGGAGTTCCACGGCGGCCGCAGGGCGGAGTACTCCGTGTACGAGGAGTTGACCGCCCGCCAGCGCCGGCACGACGCGGAGCTCGGCCACTGCCTGTGGACGGTGCTGGACGACACCGGCCAGGTGCTCGGTTTCACGGGCGCCCAGCCGTGGCCGCACACGTCGTTCGGGCCGGTGGGTGAGATCGAGATCGGCTGGCGGCTGGGCCGGGCCTCCTGGGGGCACGGTTACGCGACCGCCGCCGCGCGCGTCACGCTGGAGCGGATGAGGGCGCTCGGGATACGGGAGGTCGTGGCGATGATCAACACGCGGAACGCCCGCTCGGTGGCGGTGGCGGTACGTCTCGGAATGCGGCAGGCCGAGACGTACACGAGCCCGGTGTCGAAGCAGGAGGCGTACTGCTTCCGGCTGGAGCTCTGA
- a CDS encoding demethylmenaquinone methyltransferase translates to MTRASLDKQPHEVASMFDDVAANYDLTNDVLSLGQARLWRKEVARAVDARPAQKILDLAAGTATSSQPFARAGAYVVPCDFSIGMLRVGKERHPWMPFTAGDGMRLPFKDETFDAVTISFGLRNIQDTGAALSELYRVTRRGGRVVICEFSQPTWTPFRTVYTEYLMRALPPVARAVSSNPDAYVYLAESIRAWPDQAGLATLLQKAGWSDVAWRNLTGGVVALHRGVRA, encoded by the coding sequence GTGACCCGAGCATCCCTGGACAAGCAGCCGCACGAAGTCGCCTCGATGTTCGACGACGTGGCGGCGAACTACGACCTCACCAACGACGTGCTGTCGCTCGGACAGGCGCGGCTGTGGCGCAAGGAGGTCGCCCGGGCCGTCGACGCGCGCCCGGCGCAGAAGATCCTCGACCTCGCCGCCGGGACGGCCACCTCCTCGCAGCCCTTCGCCCGGGCCGGTGCCTACGTGGTGCCCTGCGACTTCTCGATCGGGATGCTCAGGGTCGGCAAGGAGCGCCACCCGTGGATGCCGTTCACCGCGGGTGACGGCATGAGGCTCCCGTTCAAGGACGAGACCTTCGACGCGGTCACGATCTCCTTCGGGCTGCGCAACATCCAGGACACCGGCGCCGCGCTGAGCGAGCTGTACCGGGTCACCAGGCGCGGCGGGCGGGTCGTGATCTGCGAGTTCTCCCAGCCGACGTGGACACCCTTCCGGACCGTCTACACCGAGTATTTGATGCGGGCGCTGCCGCCGGTGGCGCGGGCGGTGTCGTCCAACCCGGACGCCTACGTCTACCTCGCCGAGTCGATCCGCGCCTGGCCCGACCAGGCCGGCCTGGCGACGCTGCTGCAGAAGGCCGGCTGGTCGGACGTGGCCTGGCGCAACCTCACCGGCGGAGTCGTGGCACTCCACCGGGGCGTACGCGCCTGA
- a CDS encoding DUF3152 domain-containing protein, whose product MHSDEIHRTRNASRSGRRAGAPAPGTLRSGKGPRRRAAGRLTRIRRRRAGLTGAVLAAVAVAAFLHVSPPWQDGNADAATAAAAGRDRSGAVPSPATPSAQAPASPEAAKSAGSSPDAGEVPDEEESVDAGSVPPSGPGTFTVAREGVRPGGGSRYRVEVEDGIGVDPDRAAEDVARILSDPRGWSKGGSRTFRQVDDGSAGLVIRIGTPRTTDRLCGQYGLDTRGEVNCRGGKNVMVNLARWQLGSPTFDGTASEYRALIINHEVGHWLGHGHETCPGAGKPAPAMMQQIKGLKGCVSNAWPHDAKGRYLGGPSVP is encoded by the coding sequence ATGCACAGTGACGAGATTCATCGAACACGGAACGCGAGCCGCAGCGGCCGGAGGGCCGGGGCACCCGCGCCGGGAACGCTGCGCTCGGGCAAAGGGCCCCGGAGGCGGGCCGCCGGCCGCCTGACGCGAATACGGCGACGGCGTGCGGGCCTCACCGGGGCGGTCCTCGCGGCCGTCGCCGTGGCGGCGTTCCTCCACGTCTCCCCGCCGTGGCAGGACGGGAACGCCGACGCCGCCACCGCTGCCGCTGCCGGGCGGGATCGGTCCGGGGCCGTCCCGTCCCCGGCCACGCCCTCGGCACAGGCGCCGGCGAGTCCGGAGGCCGCGAAGTCCGCCGGGAGCTCGCCGGACGCCGGAGAGGTCCCGGACGAGGAGGAGTCCGTGGACGCCGGCTCCGTACCCCCCTCGGGCCCCGGCACCTTCACGGTGGCGCGCGAGGGCGTCAGGCCTGGCGGCGGCAGCCGCTACCGCGTCGAGGTGGAGGACGGCATCGGCGTGGACCCGGACCGCGCCGCCGAGGACGTCGCGCGGATACTCTCCGACCCCCGGGGCTGGAGCAAGGGGGGAAGCCGCACCTTCCGCCAGGTCGACGACGGGTCGGCGGGGCTGGTGATCCGGATAGGGACTCCGAGGACCACCGACCGGCTATGCGGGCAGTACGGCCTCGACACCAGGGGCGAGGTGAACTGCCGGGGCGGGAAGAACGTCATGGTCAATCTCGCCCGGTGGCAGCTGGGTTCGCCGACCTTCGACGGGACGGCGTCCGAGTACCGGGCCCTGATCATCAATCACGAGGTGGGGCACTGGCTGGGCCACGGCCATGAGACCTGCCCCGGCGCCGGCAAGCCGGCTCCCGCCATGATGCAGCAGATCAAGGGCCTGAAGGGCTGCGTGTCCAACGCCTGGCCCCATGACGCGAAGGGCCGCTACCTGGGCGGACCGTCCGTACCGTAG
- a CDS encoding imidazolonepropionase-like domain-containing protein: MLTVHAAPLVLPVGSAGVDDGAVAVDGDRVVAVGPYDVVTAARPAARIRRWPGVLTPGLRQWDGVPLLTRCYHPDPREADELGEEPLTGADFERLAARMDEPRRAGSVRRGLQRMLRHGTTHVAGGFADPAVRTAVGRAGLTVVPPAGAQAGEPDLDPFARGRDLAGSVHGPLEVGGRADLAVFDVPDEAALCAAGAQACVATVLGGRLVYRRR, encoded by the coding sequence ATGCTGACCGTTCACGCCGCCCCGCTGGTCCTCCCGGTCGGCTCGGCGGGCGTGGACGACGGCGCGGTCGCGGTGGACGGCGACCGGGTCGTGGCCGTCGGCCCGTACGACGTGGTGACGGCCGCCCGTCCCGCCGCCCGGATCCGGCGGTGGCCGGGCGTCCTCACCCCCGGGCTGCGCCAGTGGGACGGCGTCCCCCTGCTGACCCGCTGCTACCACCCCGACCCGCGCGAGGCGGACGAACTCGGCGAGGAGCCCCTGACCGGGGCGGACTTCGAGCGGCTGGCCGCGCGGATGGACGAGCCCCGCAGAGCGGGCAGCGTACGCCGCGGGCTCCAGCGCATGCTGCGCCACGGCACCACCCACGTCGCGGGAGGGTTCGCCGATCCCGCCGTACGCACCGCCGTGGGCCGCGCGGGCCTGACGGTCGTCCCACCCGCCGGGGCCCAGGCCGGCGAGCCGGACCTGGACCCCTTCGCCCGGGGCCGCGACCTGGCGGGATCCGTGCACGGCCCGCTCGAGGTCGGCGGCCGTGCCGACCTCGCGGTCTTCGACGTACCGGACGAGGCGGCGCTGTGCGCGGCGGGCGCCCAGGCCTGCGTGGCGACCGTCCTCGGCGGCCGGCTGGTGTACCGGCGGCGGTGA